AAATCCAAAACTTTTGCCCGTCTATCCTTGTTATATTTTATCAAATCAAAGTCATCAACAATTGCTATTCTTTTGTTTTTTGGTAATTGGTTGAAATCCTCTAAACAATCGGCATGGTATTGAGATACAAAAGTATTTTCGATCGTTTCTCTTATTTTACTTATATCAGAAGAAGTAAATGATTTTCCATTAAGAAATACACAACAAGAATCCTTTGCTTCCTCTATCAAAAACAGACGTTTTGCCAAAGCAGTCTTTCCACCTGTAGAAGCCCCTACCAAAATATTCAACGCATTATCTGACAATTCTTCAGCAATATTGGTTCGGATTGTTTTATTTCCTCTCTTTTCATTATGGTAATCACTTTTAACCAAATCAGGCCAAACAAATAAATCGGTCAACGTTACATCATCTTTTGCAAAATGATTTATAGTAATACCGATATCATTTGCTTCTGACAATGTTTTTTCATTTGGATGATATGTATTTCGAGCGGCCGAAATATTTTTATGATATTGATTACTTCTTTGTTCGCCTCTTTTATATGCTTCATTTGACCATATAAAATCAATCAAATTATAGTTTTGAAAAGACGAATCAAAATTAAGTACTGTAAAACCGCTGTTTTCGCTATAACTGTCTTGTAATTCCTTGCCGTGGTTGCAAAAAACAGAAAAAGAGGTTCCTTCTATTTTATAACTATCCCTTTCGTGCTCGTGTCCTACTAAAATCATATCCGCATTTGTACGAACATAATCAACAAATCCTCTTTTGTAGTCTGGGTTCAACCAGCCATCCGGATGGTGATACATACAAAAAACAACCTTATATTCATCCAGTTTTACAGTTGGGAAAAGGCTAGTTGGCATTATTATTTTACCTGGATTTTCCTTAAGAACTGACATCCATGATGTGTTCATCAAAAGAAAAAGCACCTTATTGTTGCCAACTGACACTTCTTTAGTTGGAAGACATTGCGAACTATCAATGTCATAATATGTTGCGAGGTTGTTATACTCTTGTTGCACACTGTTTACCACATTATAATATTCACGATCTATATTCGATTGCTTTGCAGATTGTATAAGTGCATTGCGTACTTCTGATGACGTGCTTTCAAAATCACAATCATGGTTACCAGGCACAAATAATATATTAACATCTGAATTCTTTTCTTGTTTAATGTATTCGGCGATTTCCGTTAACATATTTTTTGCAAGATCATATTGTTCTTTTTTGCCAGAATATGCAATATCTCCTGAAATCGCAATAATTACACTCCCATTTGATGGAAGCGAACTAACACACGCTGCTTTAAGTTTTCCAACCTTGTTGAAAATAGAATCTCTGTCGTTGTTTATATGTATATCAGAAAAATGAATAACAGATAGACTCATAAGCATCCCTCCTATATCGACATTATACATCAAAATAGAAGATTTTACAACAAAAATTGCAGATATTTAAATATCATTTACTTTTACAGTCCATTTTTTATTATTTAATGTCAATTTATATTCGCCTTTTTCAGTAAAGCATATAAATTCTGATTGTTTAGAACTTGTTTGTTTGTTTTCAATATATTTATGAATATATATTGTCTCTCCACCCACTCCTGTAATACCTAAGGGGACAATTTGTCCATTCGGATAAAAATCTGCTCGAACAATATATTCTTCTTTCATATTATCATCCTTTCTTAAAATAAATAATCTTATTATACAATATTGAGAGTGTTATTTTTGTCATAAATTGCGATAATATAAAAAAACATCAAGTCGCCGACTGAGCTACTCGTGTACTCAATCTCCAACTTGATGCCTATCCATAATTCCCATATTCACAGATGGGTGGATGTATCACTAATAGTATTTAGGTTTGAACAATCATCGGAATATTAACCATGCTTTGATTCCAAATTATTAAATGCGACTTACATTTAGGACAAATCACAATATAGTCTGCGCACATGTTATCTTTAGCATCCTTAAGCAACATAATCTTCGAATGATTAAATATATTTTTATTTGCAGCAAACGCAATATTTTTTGCTCCACATAAAGGATTAGGACATTTAAACCCTGGTAATTTGTATATTTTTTCTTTACTCATGCATTATAACACTTTCTTAAGACTATGAATTACACTAATAGCAACGCCTTGTATTTTAAGGTCTTGCACATAAATGTCGGGATACTCTATTTTGTTGGAATTACATGACTCCAAGAAATATTTTTTGCCATCATCAGTTTTCTTTAAAACCTTAAGATTATTCTTTCCTTCATACAATGCCACGACAATATCACCAATATTAGGTTTTTGACTTCTGTTGATAACAACATAGTCCCCTGGATGTATCCCTGCATCTATCATAGATTCACCTTTGGAAATAAGAACAAAAAATTCTCCTTTGCCGATTAATGATTCAGGCAATCTAATATATTCAATAATTTCTTCGCTTTCCTCTTGTCCTTCTCCACATGCGACATACCCCAAAACCGGCATTGAATAAGATGAATGCTCTTTATCCATACGATATGTCTGAATTTGACGCCGTCCCTTATATGCAAGCACTCCATCATCGTTTAAGGACTGCAAATATCTGTGCACAGTAGAAAGAGAAATACCGGTTTCTTCTGCTATCTGTCTCAGTGATGGGGATTCCCTATAGTTATCAAAATAAGAATCAATATAATCAACTATTATCTTTTTCTTAAAATCATCTTTAATACGCATGAAATCTCCTCCATACTGAAACATTTTGTTTCAGTATAGATATTATAGCACTACGATATAAAATTGTCAAGTACTTTATAGAAGTTATTTGATTTTAATTTGTTAAATTTAATGTAAGAACTAATCTTAGTAAACCCTCCTTTGGAGATTAATTTTTTTGTTTATAATACTCACTCAATGCTCGTTTTTCTATATTTTCTTTCCATTTCTCCATTTCATCTTCATTTAGACTAGAAATCGTTTATATCCTGCTCATCATCGCTCGCTATGAAGAGTTCAACCACAAATTCATTCATTGATACCACATCTCATAACTTCATATTATAATTTCAACTTAAATAACAATGTACTTTCTGCTTTTGTGTATAAAAAACGACCGGCATAACCGATCGTTAAACACTAAAGCGACAGACTTTCGTCAGCCGATGTTAGCAACACTATTTTCTTCCGCTATCTTTGCATTCATTTCTTTTATGTATGTCGTTGTTTCTTCAATAATGTATATTGTAAACGAATCCTTTTCTTTGCTTAGCATTTCTAAAAGTATCTTAACAAGTTTATCAAGGTTTTTCACTGTTTCTGCTATATCGTCATGACTTGACACGTATTTATAATCAAATACAAGACCGTTTAAAGTATGATACAACTCTCGCTTCTCACTATTTTCAACCCTTCTATACGCGGAAACAAAGCATTCTAACAACTCGTCATCAAATGAAACTACACTTTGACTACGAAGGTTTGAATTGTCGACCAAATCAGGCGATTTTAAGTATTCTATAAACTTACGCCGATATTCCCATGCTGCCTTTCTGTCTCGCATTCTTTCAATTTCTTTGTATAACACTTGGGCATGCTCACACAATTTAGATACATGTTCGGGAGTCATAAACGATGAATTCTTGGGCTCTGTTAACCTCCCAGCCTTAATTTCAGCTTCTCTTGTTCTAAACCCCGAAAGCAATTTTTGATAATCCACATCACACGGTAAAGGGATTTTATATTCATTTAACGCCTGCACTCGACTAAGCAAACTTATAATTTCCTGACAGCAAAGCCCACCGGTATATCCGAGCTCAAGTGCGTCTGGCAAACCTTTGGATATAATCTCATCATCCAAATTCCAAAAATCCCAATTAAGAAAAATCTCATAATAAGTAACTGCTTTAGGCTCAAAATGTACTCGCAACGAATTAATAAGTTCCTCTTCGTCCCATATCCCTTCAACACTCCATTTTTGAAGCGGCCTTAGTTGATACGATAGCAGTAGTTTGCTGTACTTTTCTTTTGCATTTGTTTCTGCAAACATATACCCATATTTTTCGTGCTTCACATAATTATTTGCTGCTGTCTCGAAATGTATGGCCCCGAACGAATATAAAATTTGAGCCATTTTTTCAGTTGGAATAGAACTCCTTTTCCAAGTACCATATATCCGTTCAAAAGCAATAATATATGTTTTGAATGTTCTAATATTCTCATGTTTGCTTTCACTAAAAATTTGTATTAAAACGTCTAAATTTTTCTGCAAAAATTCGACATATCCAGCGGTCGTTTCTTTATAGTTTTTCACAATCTCCGTGATTATATTTTTGTAATCAGAAACTAAATGCACGGTGCGTGATATAACTTTTTCCTTGAAATCATTATACTTGCTGCCAAATATATGCTTTTCGTCTGCAACAATTATTGTTTTGATGCCTGCATTTTCAGAATATTCATTTATAGCCCCTAATAATTTTGTGCTATCAACGTTGCATCTTTCGAAATCATCAAAAACTAATACCAATTTCTTGCTGATAATTGTTTTTTCACAATAACATTGTATTTCAGAAGAAGGCACAACGAAATCATATAAGTTAATAGATAACGCAGTGTTTATTCCCTTCGCAAAATTCGAATACTCGCTCAAAGCGTATGCAATGGATTTAATGCGCTCTTTGATAGGACCTATTACTTTTGCAGTACCACTTGCATTTTTGCGTAAGATTTGTGCGCAAAAAACGTTTTCTTTCACTTTTTTATGAAGCTGTTCTACAGTTTCTATACCAAAAAGAGAGATTGTAACAACAATGTATTTTTCACCATTATTTAATTCGCGAGCAATTTCCCTAATCAAATAAGTTTTTCCACAACCCCACTGTCCCGTAAGCAAAAGGGCTCCTGCAGATTCATTTGAAGAAACGAACTCACATATTTCCTTTTTGACATCCATGAAACTTTCCCCCCCCCCACTACTTTTATACGTCCTTAATTTTTATTTCCTTAAATTTTCCCGTTTGTACCACTTTAGAGCGTTCCGCTCATAAATCTCTCGCTTATTTTAACAACATTTTTCCGCAAAATAGACGAAAACCGCTCTATGAACTTTTATAAAACTAGGATTTTCAAGATATCCATAATCTGAACATACTCTATTTCTGCGGCATACGCAAACTGTTTTCGGTACTTGCCCCACATAGCTCTCAGTTCATCGCTTTCTTCAATGTTTTTCAATATATCAGATACATTCGTGATTTGATTAGCAGTACCTCGATGTGCGGCAGTAGCTTTCAGCGCTTCTTTAAATAAAACTTTATCATATTTTTGAGCAGTGGTAAGTATGTAAACATCATAAAAATCTCTGGGTCTGGTATTAAATACCCCTCTTCTGAGAATGGTTTCAACTTTTTCAGCCATAACAGTTTCAATGTTATACGCCCATAATTCATAATACATATCATCATTAAAAATTTCCGTAAATCTATATGGGATTGCACGAGGCGTAATCACATCACCTGTAGACACATCAACACTAAGAGATATCACGAGAGTCTCAAATTTTGCATCCAGCATTACCCGATAACCACCATATATATCATCTTCTCGAATAGGCGAAATTTTACCAACCTCGAAACAGATGCCATCATCACAAGAAATTTCACAAACACTTTCTAATGCAGAACGAATTGACTCCGTCGTAAGAGGTAAATTTTTGAGGGTAGTGTCCAAATCCATTGTTGCGCGGTTATCAAGCCCTACAATTGCAGCAACAAGCATTCCGCCTTTCATCACAAACTTATCTTTGTATTCAGACATCGAAAGTCGTACTAACAAACGTTCAAACATATAGTTTTGCAATATTACCTGGGCAGGAATATTTTTTTGTTTTGCTATGTTCCTTATTTTAGCTTTTAAGCTCATTGCATTACTCACAACAACACCTCCAGATATTGACGAACAAGTTTTTCCACTCTTAATTTTTTTGCATACTCATTTAGTTTGTTCAAATCTTTTTCGGGATTAGATATATACATTTTGAGCGCTGATAAAAATGTTTCTGTTCCCACTTTATTACGGCTACGGATTATATCGCATATGGTACGTTCCATATCATATGCCGGCACACCGTTTCCCGCCACCGTTTTTACTAC
This genomic window from Clostridia bacterium contains:
- a CDS encoding helix-turn-helix domain-containing protein, yielding MRIKDDFKKKIIVDYIDSYFDNYRESPSLRQIAEETGISLSTVHRYLQSLNDDGVLAYKGRRQIQTYRMDKEHSSYSMPVLGYVACGEGQEESEEIIEYIRLPESLIGKGEFFVLISKGESMIDAGIHPGDYVVINRSQKPNIGDIVVALYEGKNNLKVLKKTDDGKKYFLESCNSNKIEYPDIYVQDLKIQGVAISVIHSLKKVL
- a CDS encoding nucleotidyl transferase AbiEii/AbiGii toxin family protein; translated protein: MSLKAKIRNIAKQKNIPAQVILQNYMFERLLVRLSMSEYKDKFVMKGGMLVAAIVGLDNRATMDLDTTLKNLPLTTESIRSALESVCEISCDDGICFEVGKISPIREDDIYGGYRVMLDAKFETLVISLSVDVSTGDVITPRAIPYRFTEIFNDDMYYELWAYNIETVMAEKVETILRRGVFNTRPRDFYDVYILTTAQKYDKVLFKEALKATAAHRGTANQITNVSDILKNIEESDELRAMWGKYRKQFAYAAEIEYVQIMDILKILVL